From a single Adhaeribacter swui genomic region:
- the lipA gene encoding lipoyl synthase encodes MVMLPVIQPVEAPVKARKPDWLRVKLPVGKEYAKVRNLVDQYKLHTICESGNCPNMGECWGAGTATFMILGNVCTRSCSFCAVTTGRPNEYDQDEPRRVAEAIKLMGVKHAVITSVNRDELKDRGASIWHETVVQVKQLSPETTIETLIPDVKANWDALTTMISAGQEVVSHNMETVKELYRMVRPQAKYERSLEQIKRIKAYGKRTKSGIMLGVGETKDQVYQAMDDLVANGLDILTLGQYLQPTKRHLEVAEFIHPDLFAHYREEGLNRGLKYVEAGPLVRSSYHAERHVFI; translated from the coding sequence ATTGTTATGCTTCCGGTTATTCAGCCGGTAGAAGCGCCAGTCAAAGCGCGTAAGCCTGATTGGTTACGGGTTAAATTACCTGTTGGGAAAGAATACGCCAAGGTTAGAAATCTGGTAGATCAATATAAATTACATACCATCTGCGAAAGCGGCAATTGCCCTAACATGGGCGAATGTTGGGGAGCAGGTACAGCTACTTTTATGATTTTGGGTAACGTTTGTACCCGTAGTTGCTCGTTTTGTGCGGTGACAACTGGGCGCCCGAACGAATACGACCAGGACGAGCCGCGCCGGGTAGCCGAAGCCATTAAGCTGATGGGAGTAAAACACGCCGTTATTACTTCGGTAAACCGGGACGAATTAAAAGACCGTGGCGCCAGCATTTGGCACGAAACCGTGGTGCAGGTAAAGCAATTATCACCCGAAACAACCATCGAAACCCTTATTCCGGATGTAAAAGCCAATTGGGACGCTTTAACTACCATGATTTCGGCGGGACAGGAAGTGGTATCTCATAACATGGAAACCGTTAAAGAATTATACCGCATGGTGCGGCCTCAGGCAAAATACGAACGCAGCCTGGAGCAGATTAAGCGCATTAAAGCTTACGGCAAACGTACTAAATCTGGCATTATGCTGGGCGTAGGCGAAACCAAAGATCAGGTTTACCAGGCCATGGACGATCTGGTGGCAAACGGTTTAGATATTCTTACATTAGGCCAATACTTGCAACCTACCAAAAGGCATTTAGAAGTAGCCGAATTTATTCATCCGGATTTATTTGCCCATTACCGGGAAGAAGGACTAAATCGCGGACTTAAATACGTAGAAGCTGGGCCTCTGGTACGATCATCTTATCACGCCGAGCGGCACGTATTTATCTAA
- the ytxJ gene encoding bacillithiol system redox-active protein YtxJ, with protein MQWNALTSAEQLDNIKAESKQQPVIIFKHSTSCSISATAKSRLERQWDSVGLENVKPYYLDLLSYRTVSNQIASTFDVRHESPQLLLIQDGECTSDWSHLGIKLEEVKKALV; from the coding sequence ATTCAATGGAATGCCCTTACCTCTGCCGAACAACTGGATAATATAAAAGCAGAATCAAAACAGCAACCAGTTATTATTTTTAAACACAGCACCTCGTGTTCCATCAGCGCCACCGCTAAAAGCCGGTTAGAGCGGCAATGGGATTCGGTAGGTTTAGAGAATGTGAAGCCCTATTATTTAGATTTGCTTTCTTACCGGACAGTTTCGAACCAGATTGCCTCTACTTTCGACGTACGACATGAATCACCCCAACTACTTTTAATTCAAGATGGCGAATGCACTTCCGATTGGTCGCATTTAGGAATTAAACTGGAAGAAGTAAAAAAAGCGTTGGTTTAG
- a CDS encoding alpha-ketoacid dehydrogenase subunit alpha/beta, with protein sequence MNYNRKDYSDDDLLHLYRGILLPRMIEERMLVLLRQGRISKWFSGIGQEAISVGAALALDSDEYILPLHRNLGIFTCRNMPLDRLFAQFQGKTTGFTKGRDRSFHFGSQEHHIVGMISHLGPQLAVADGIALADLLAKKKKVTLVFSGDGGASEGDFHEALNVAAVWNLPVIFMIENNGYGLSTPNSEQFKFNYFIDKGPAYGIDTLQIDGNNVIEVYDTVRQAAASMRKNPRPILIEAMTFRMRGHEEASGTKYVPQELFEKWSKKDPVETYEKYLLDEKVLTARLLAATRDEFKASIDQGLEAAFATPMPTADAATELADVYAPYNPIIENPQSGQQSEKRYVDAITDALRQSLEKYPELVLMGQDIAEYGGVFKATEGLVAQFGKDRIRNTPLCESAIVGIGLGLSVKGKKSVIEMQFADFVSCAFNQIVNNLAKSHYRWGQNADVVIRMPTGAGTAAGPFHSQSNEAWFFHTPGLKIVYPSNPYDAKGLLNAAISDPNPVMYFEHKLLYRSLSAQIPYDYYTLEIGKANLVAEGPDFSIITYGMGVHWATQLLQAMPQVKADILDLRTLMPWDKEAVRTTVQKTGRVLIVHEDTVTGGIGAEISAWISEHCFRYLDSPVVRVGSLDTPVPFSPPLEQEFLPIQRLKQKIEELLQY encoded by the coding sequence ATGAATTATAATCGCAAAGATTACTCCGACGATGACCTGTTGCACTTATACCGCGGTATTTTACTGCCCCGCATGATTGAGGAGCGTATGCTGGTTTTGCTGCGCCAAGGCCGGATTAGTAAGTGGTTTTCGGGTATTGGGCAGGAAGCAATTTCGGTAGGCGCGGCTTTGGCGCTCGACTCCGACGAATATATTTTGCCTTTACACCGCAATCTCGGAATTTTTACCTGTCGTAATATGCCGCTCGACCGGTTGTTTGCCCAATTTCAAGGGAAAACCACGGGCTTTACCAAAGGCCGCGACCGGTCTTTTCATTTTGGCTCGCAGGAGCACCACATTGTCGGCATGATTTCGCATTTAGGCCCGCAACTAGCCGTAGCCGATGGCATTGCTTTAGCCGACTTACTTGCTAAGAAAAAGAAAGTAACTCTGGTATTTAGCGGCGATGGCGGAGCCAGCGAAGGGGATTTTCACGAAGCGTTAAACGTAGCCGCCGTCTGGAATTTGCCAGTAATCTTTATGATTGAAAATAACGGTTATGGTTTATCCACGCCCAACTCGGAGCAATTTAAATTTAATTATTTTATTGATAAAGGGCCCGCTTACGGCATTGATACTTTACAGATTGACGGCAACAATGTAATAGAAGTGTACGATACTGTCCGGCAGGCTGCGGCCAGTATGCGCAAAAATCCCCGCCCGATTTTAATTGAAGCCATGACGTTTAGGATGCGGGGCCACGAAGAAGCATCCGGCACGAAATACGTACCGCAGGAATTATTTGAAAAATGGTCGAAAAAAGACCCGGTAGAAACTTACGAAAAATACCTGCTCGACGAAAAAGTGCTAACGGCGCGTTTACTAGCCGCAACCCGTGATGAGTTTAAAGCCAGCATTGATCAGGGCTTAGAAGCAGCTTTTGCCACACCCATGCCTACTGCCGATGCAGCTACCGAGTTAGCGGATGTATATGCCCCTTACAATCCTATTATAGAAAATCCCCAATCCGGTCAGCAGTCAGAAAAGCGCTACGTAGATGCCATTACTGATGCCCTTCGCCAAAGCCTGGAAAAATATCCCGAACTAGTATTAATGGGGCAGGATATTGCCGAATACGGGGGCGTGTTTAAAGCAACAGAAGGTCTGGTAGCGCAATTTGGGAAAGACCGCATCCGTAACACCCCGCTCTGCGAATCGGCCATTGTGGGCATTGGTTTAGGATTATCGGTTAAAGGCAAGAAATCCGTAATCGAAATGCAGTTTGCCGATTTTGTGAGCTGTGCTTTTAATCAAATTGTTAATAATTTAGCTAAATCGCATTACCGCTGGGGTCAAAATGCCGACGTAGTTATCCGAATGCCTACCGGCGCCGGTACGGCAGCTGGTCCTTTTCACTCCCAATCCAACGAAGCCTGGTTTTTTCATACCCCTGGTTTGAAGATTGTGTATCCTTCTAACCCTTACGATGCCAAAGGATTGTTGAATGCCGCTATCTCCGATCCCAACCCGGTAATGTATTTCGAACATAAATTACTGTACCGTTCCTTATCTGCTCAAATTCCGTATGATTATTATACCTTAGAAATTGGGAAAGCCAACTTAGTAGCTGAAGGTCCTGATTTTTCGATTATCACCTACGGCATGGGAGTGCACTGGGCTACGCAATTACTCCAGGCCATGCCTCAAGTAAAAGCCGATATATTGGATTTAAGAACCTTAATGCCCTGGGATAAAGAAGCTGTGCGCACAACTGTTCAGAAAACCGGCCGGGTATTAATTGTACACGAAGATACGGTAACCGGGGGCATAGGAGCCGAAATAAGTGCCTGGATCTCCGAGCATTGTTTTCGCTATTTAGATAGCCCCGTAGTGCGGGTGGGTAGTTTAGATACGCCGGTTCCTTTCTCACCACCCTTAGAACAAGAATTTTTACCGATTCAGCGATTAAAACAAAAAATAGAAGAGTTGCTGCAATACTAA